A segment of the Candidatus Delongbacteria bacterium genome:
GGTTTTTTTCGTGACTATGAGGGAGAGTTGTTATTTTATGATCAAAGTTTAAGAACATTAAATCCTGTTGATTTGAGAAGAAAGTTTTGTTACGTACCTCAAGAATCTGTTGTTTATTGCGGATCTCTTATTGAAAACTTGAAATTTGGTAAAGAGTTACGGGGAGAGAGTTTCGACTATTCAGAAATATTGGAAATGAGTGAATTTTTTCTTCCAGGGAAAAAAATGGACAGTAATCCTTCAAATTTCTCGAGTGGAGAAAAACAGAGACTTCATCTTTTAAGATCTTTGATTGTAAATGCTGAAATTTGGCTGTTTGATGAACCAACTTCAAATTTGGATCAAGCGAGAGCTCAAGATATTTTAGCCTATATTTTATCCTATTTGAAGAAAAAAGGTAAAACGGTAATGTTTATAACCCATGATCCAAAAATGGCATTATTGGCAGATAGAACAATCATGATCAAGGAAAGGAAACTGATAAATGTCTGATTCTATTCATCTCGATTATTATGCCTTGGGAATTTCCTATCTCTTCGTTGCTATCGTACTTATTGTACTCAAGGCAAAAAAAATAAACAGAGAAAAATTATTATTTATATCTAGTTTGAGGATGACTCTTCAATTAATTATTGCAGGATATGTTTTAGAATACATTCTTACAACAAATAATCCATTAGTTACGGTGCTGGTTTATCTGGTGATGGTGTCGTTTGCAGTCTATACAGTAAAGCAACGAGCTGGTAAATTTTTAAGTAAGAGCGGTTTATATGTTGTAATTATTGCAATTTTTACTGGAAGCTCTTTGTCTCTTTTTATTTTACTATTTCTTGTGATAAAACCTGATCCTTATCTTGAGGCAAGATATGTAATTCCAATTAC
Coding sequences within it:
- a CDS encoding ABC transporter ATP-binding protein, which produces MVLRIKNYTVHELLYVNEFVVKEKEIIAVTGDSGSGKSTLFKSITGFFRDYEGELLFYDQSLRTLNPVDLRRKFCYVPQESVVYCGSLIENLKFGKELRGESFDYSEILEMSEFFLPGKKMDSNPSNFSSGEKQRLHLLRSLIVNAEIWLFDEPTSNLDQARAQDILAYILSYLKKKGKTVMFITHDPKMALLADRTIMIKERKLINV
- the fetB gene encoding iron export ABC transporter permease subunit FetB, producing MSDSIHLDYYALGISYLFVAIVLIVLKAKKINREKLLFISSLRMTLQLIIAGYVLEYILTTNNPLVTVLVYLVMVSFAVYTVKQRAGKFLSKSGLYVVIIAIFTGSSLSLFILLFLVIKPDPYLEARYVIPITGMLVGNSMTGITLAVKSIFDKAKDNKSLIINSLCLGAKPKDSISFINKEVFDISILPTLNSMISMGIVSLPGMMTGQILSGESPTNAIIYQIIIMLGILSSVTIGVMIITFRSDKLVFDQFDNLRIK